The following coding sequences lie in one Cupriavidus sp. WKF15 genomic window:
- a CDS encoding molybdopterin cofactor-binding domain-containing protein, which translates to MMRTDRAPLERPARRRLLQAGAALALSVGFGGLITKVNAAKKYGAASMPGGVVDNPLVFVSLARDGTVTIVAHRAEMGTGVRTSLPMVVADEMEADWSRVQIVQADANEARYGNQNVDGSRSVRHFLAPMRRVGASARQMLEAAAAARWNVPAAQVQARNHEVIHVPTGRRLGYGELAEGAMRQPVPAHDQLRLKKPEAFRYIGKGKIMPADSRDIAQGKARYGIDVRLPGMVYAVIARPPVYGGKLRKVDSTETLKVPGVLRVVELKGYDGPPLFNPVGGVAVVATNTWAAMQGRTALKLEWDHGANASYDSAVFRRALEAAARQPGKALRNDGDAVAALSAGHGQRKVSAEYYIPHLAHASMEPPVATARFVDGKCEIWAPSQAPQGALESVAKHVGLDPKDVTVHLTLLGGGFGRKSMADFISEAALVSRAMGGTPVKLQWTRDDDIRHDYYHTVSVEHMESVLDASGKPTAWLHRSAAPTIGSTFKTGAQGKADFEAAMTAINIPYQIPSIRLESADVPAHTRIGWFRSVSNIPHAFAVQSFIAELAHQAGRDPKDYLLELIGPPRKIDPAALSDNWNYGESPDLYPLDTGRMRRVIEEAARRSGWGLKLPKGHGLGIAMAYSFVTYVATVVEVVVDDKGQITIPRVDMAIDCGPQVNPERIRSQVEGGCVMGIGLAMLGEISFQGGRVQQSNFHDFEILRSQMAPRAIHTWLVGGDFDVPPGGVGEPPVPPVAPALCNAIFAATGQRIRSLPIRGQLVQA; encoded by the coding sequence ATGATGCGCACCGATAGGGCTCCGTTGGAACGGCCGGCGCGCCGCCGGCTCTTGCAGGCGGGAGCCGCGCTGGCACTGTCGGTGGGGTTCGGCGGCCTGATCACCAAGGTGAATGCCGCGAAGAAGTATGGCGCCGCGTCGATGCCCGGTGGTGTCGTGGACAATCCGCTGGTCTTTGTGTCGCTTGCCCGTGATGGCACCGTGACCATCGTCGCGCATCGCGCCGAAATGGGTACCGGCGTGCGGACCAGCTTGCCCATGGTGGTTGCCGACGAGATGGAGGCCGACTGGAGCCGCGTGCAGATTGTGCAGGCCGATGCCAACGAGGCCCGCTATGGCAACCAGAACGTGGACGGCTCGCGCAGCGTGCGGCATTTCCTGGCGCCCATGCGCCGCGTGGGTGCATCGGCGCGCCAGATGCTGGAAGCCGCCGCGGCCGCGCGGTGGAACGTGCCTGCGGCCCAGGTGCAAGCGCGCAACCACGAAGTCATTCACGTGCCGACGGGGCGCCGGCTTGGCTACGGCGAACTGGCCGAGGGCGCCATGCGCCAGCCAGTGCCGGCGCACGATCAGCTCCGGCTCAAGAAGCCAGAGGCGTTCCGCTATATCGGCAAAGGCAAGATCATGCCGGCGGATAGCCGTGATATTGCACAGGGCAAGGCCAGGTACGGTATCGATGTGCGTTTGCCCGGTATGGTCTATGCGGTCATTGCCCGCCCGCCGGTCTATGGCGGCAAGTTGCGCAAGGTCGATAGCACCGAGACGCTGAAGGTGCCGGGCGTACTCCGCGTCGTGGAACTGAAGGGATATGACGGCCCTCCGCTGTTCAACCCTGTTGGCGGCGTGGCGGTGGTCGCCACCAATACCTGGGCGGCCATGCAGGGCCGTACCGCGCTCAAGCTCGAGTGGGACCATGGGGCGAACGCGAGCTATGACTCGGCCGTGTTCCGTCGCGCGCTCGAAGCTGCGGCGCGTCAGCCGGGCAAGGCGCTGCGCAACGACGGCGATGCCGTTGCGGCGCTGTCGGCGGGCCATGGCCAGCGCAAGGTTTCGGCCGAGTACTATATCCCGCATCTTGCACACGCGTCGATGGAACCACCGGTGGCCACAGCGCGCTTTGTCGACGGCAAGTGCGAGATCTGGGCACCTTCGCAGGCCCCGCAGGGAGCACTGGAGAGCGTGGCGAAGCATGTCGGGCTGGATCCCAAGGACGTGACGGTGCACCTGACGCTGCTTGGCGGCGGGTTCGGACGCAAGTCGATGGCGGACTTCATCTCCGAGGCCGCGCTCGTATCCAGGGCGATGGGCGGCACGCCGGTGAAGCTGCAATGGACGCGCGACGACGATATCCGGCACGACTACTACCACACGGTATCAGTCGAGCATATGGAGTCGGTGCTGGACGCCAGCGGCAAGCCCACGGCATGGCTGCACCGATCCGCCGCGCCTACCATCGGCTCCACCTTCAAGACCGGTGCGCAAGGCAAGGCAGACTTCGAGGCCGCGATGACGGCCATCAACATCCCGTACCAGATTCCGTCGATCCGCCTGGAGTCGGCCGATGTGCCGGCGCATACGCGCATCGGCTGGTTCCGCTCGGTGTCCAACATTCCGCATGCGTTCGCGGTGCAGAGCTTTATCGCCGAACTGGCGCACCAGGCGGGCCGAGACCCGAAGGACTACCTGCTGGAATTGATCGGGCCACCGCGCAAGATTGATCCCGCGGCGCTATCCGACAATTGGAACTACGGCGAGTCGCCCGACCTGTATCCGCTCGACACGGGTCGCATGCGCCGCGTGATCGAGGAAGCGGCGCGCCGGTCTGGCTGGGGCCTCAAACTGCCGAAGGGCCATGGCCTGGGTATTGCCATGGCGTACAGCTTCGTGACCTATGTGGCGACAGTGGTAGAGGTGGTCGTGGACGACAAGGGCCAGATCACGATCCCGCGCGTGGACATGGCCATCGACTGCGGCCCGCAGGTCAACCCGGAACGTATCCGCTCCCAGGTTGAGGGCGGGTGCGTGATGGGTATCGGCCTGGCGATGCTGGGCGAGATTTCGTTCCAGGGCGGCCGCGTGCAGCAAAGCAACTTCCACGACTTTGAAATCCTGCGTTCGCAGATGGCACCACGCGCCATCCACACGTGGCTGGTCGGCGGGGACTTCGACGTGCCGCCCGGAGGCGTGGGCGAGCCACCCGTGCCGCCAGTGGCGCCGGCGCTGTGCAACGCAATCTTCGCGGCCACTGGCCAGCGGATTCGTTCGCTGCCGATCCGGGGCCAGCTAGTGCAAGCCTAG
- a CDS encoding (2Fe-2S)-binding protein, whose amino-acid sequence MTSLMINGQVHEVELSPDTPLLWTLRDALGFTGTKFGCGMALCGACTVHVDGQPVRSCVTPISALRGKPVRTIESMETDRVGKTVQDAWVELGVAQCGYCQAGQIMTATALLRDNPTPTDAQIVAAMSGNLCRCGTYTRINAAVRLASSRLAGNKTDAEA is encoded by the coding sequence ATGACATCCCTCATGATCAACGGCCAGGTCCATGAAGTCGAACTGTCCCCAGACACGCCATTGCTCTGGACGCTGCGCGACGCGCTGGGTTTTACCGGCACGAAATTCGGATGCGGCATGGCGCTGTGCGGTGCCTGCACGGTCCATGTCGACGGACAGCCGGTGCGCTCGTGCGTGACGCCCATCTCCGCACTGCGCGGCAAGCCGGTGCGAACGATCGAATCCATGGAGACGGACCGCGTCGGCAAGACCGTGCAGGACGCATGGGTGGAGTTGGGCGTGGCGCAGTGCGGCTATTGCCAGGCGGGCCAGATCATGACCGCAACGGCACTGCTCAGGGACAATCCGACACCCACCGACGCGCAGATCGTGGCCGCCATGAGCGGCAACCTTTGCCGCTGCGGTACCTACACGCGCATCAACGCCGCGGTACGGCTGGCGTCTTCACGGCTTGCCGGTAACAAGACGGACGCCGAGGCATGA
- a CDS encoding VOC family protein, translating to MGVQLNHTIVWCSDKQKSAMFLVDILELPRPIEFGQMLVVQLDNGVSLDFLESDGAISMQHYAFLIGEDEFDRVFARIRDRGLQYWADPSKQRAGETYLHNGGRGMYFDDPDGHFLEVMTRPYKMGS from the coding sequence ATGGGCGTACAGCTAAACCACACGATCGTCTGGTGCAGCGACAAGCAGAAATCAGCGATGTTCCTCGTGGACATCCTGGAGCTTCCCAGGCCCATTGAGTTCGGGCAGATGCTGGTCGTTCAACTCGACAACGGCGTCTCGCTCGACTTCTTGGAAAGCGACGGCGCGATTTCCATGCAGCACTATGCGTTCCTGATCGGCGAGGACGAATTCGATCGCGTCTTCGCTCGGATTCGCGACAGAGGGCTTCAGTACTGGGCCGATCCCAGCAAACAGCGTGCAGGCGAAACCTATCTGCACAACGGCGGGCGGGGAATGTATTTCGACGATCCTGACGGTCATTTCCTTGAGGTCATGACTCGCCCTTACAAGATGGGATCCTGA
- a CDS encoding helix-turn-helix domain-containing protein: MATSRPASPSSRELTHSTGCFTRQTEGSQSLERGLMLLRAFRIGSSSLTNADLAARTGLPRPTVSRLTRSLVDSGFLRYDTTERAYRLAAVVVSLADAFFHAVEVPEIALPLMRRVAETEMVNVGLAVPDQAAMVYLAAVRCSGDSVSRTRRVAPGTRIPMEQASIGMAWLAAEAPAVRAEFLARIERKVGEDWPAVSKALSRGISQAQRLGYCTANYQPGHLTAVGAAFRGPDHQWYGLNISFPHEPREKRRDVARYAPLLLELIAKIRAACGIVDDAS, translated from the coding sequence ATGGCCACATCCCGACCCGCTTCACCGTCGAGCCGAGAACTGACGCACAGCACGGGCTGCTTCACGCGGCAGACCGAAGGCAGTCAGTCGCTGGAGCGCGGCCTGATGCTGCTGCGCGCGTTCCGCATCGGGTCTTCGAGCCTGACCAATGCGGACCTTGCTGCGCGCACTGGCCTGCCGCGGCCGACGGTGAGCCGGCTCACGCGCTCGCTGGTGGACAGCGGGTTCCTGCGCTACGACACCACCGAACGCGCCTACCGTCTGGCCGCCGTGGTGGTCAGCCTGGCTGACGCCTTCTTCCATGCCGTGGAGGTGCCCGAGATCGCCTTGCCGTTGATGCGCAGGGTTGCCGAAACGGAAATGGTCAATGTCGGCCTTGCCGTGCCGGACCAGGCCGCGATGGTCTACCTGGCGGCGGTGCGCTGCAGTGGCGACAGCGTTTCGCGTACGCGGCGCGTGGCGCCCGGCACGCGTATCCCGATGGAGCAGGCCTCGATCGGCATGGCCTGGCTTGCCGCCGAAGCGCCGGCGGTGCGTGCCGAGTTCCTGGCGCGGATCGAACGGAAAGTAGGTGAGGACTGGCCTGCTGTGAGCAAGGCGCTGTCACGCGGCATCAGCCAGGCGCAGAGACTGGGCTACTGCACCGCCAACTACCAGCCCGGGCACCTGACCGCGGTGGGCGCCGCGTTTCGCGGCCCGGACCATCAGTGGTATGGCCTCAATATCAGCTTCCCCCACGAGCCCCGCGAGAAAAGGCGTGACGTGGCCCGGTATGCGCCACTGCTGCTCGAGCTGATCGCAAAGATCCGGGCAGCGTGCGGCATCGTCGACGATGCGTCGTAG
- a CDS encoding enoyl-CoA hydratase/isomerase family protein, whose product MTSASPVITLSRDAHVAQIEISRPPHNFVDADVMQQLAEVLRQLDEDDNCRAVVLASGVGTFCAGADFSGAGSVSRDPSAFYAQAMKLYRNRKPVVAAVEGPAIGAGLGLALVADFRVTCPEARFSANFNRLGFHPGFGMSVTLPRLVGEQQAARLFYTGIRIGGEEAVRIGLADELAAQEAVRAHALALAHEIAASAPLAVESTRETLRLGLADRIIEANQRELSIQRVQFATADFREGVAAMAERRIPVFHRH is encoded by the coding sequence ATGACCTCTGCTTCCCCTGTCATCACGCTAAGCCGCGACGCGCACGTTGCGCAGATCGAAATATCCCGCCCACCCCATAACTTCGTCGATGCCGACGTCATGCAGCAGCTCGCCGAGGTACTGCGGCAGCTCGATGAAGACGACAACTGCCGCGCCGTGGTGCTGGCCTCCGGCGTCGGCACCTTCTGCGCCGGTGCCGATTTCAGCGGCGCCGGGAGCGTCTCGCGCGACCCGTCGGCATTCTATGCGCAGGCGATGAAGCTGTATCGCAACCGCAAGCCGGTCGTCGCGGCGGTGGAAGGGCCGGCAATCGGCGCCGGCCTGGGCCTTGCACTGGTTGCCGATTTCCGCGTGACCTGCCCCGAGGCACGCTTCAGCGCCAACTTCAACCGCCTCGGCTTTCATCCCGGCTTCGGCATGAGCGTGACGCTGCCGCGCCTGGTGGGCGAGCAACAGGCGGCACGCCTGTTCTACACGGGCATTCGCATCGGCGGCGAGGAAGCCGTACGGATCGGCCTGGCCGACGAACTGGCGGCGCAGGAAGCGGTGCGCGCCCATGCCCTCGCGCTGGCGCACGAGATTGCAGCTTCGGCGCCGCTGGCCGTGGAAAGCACGCGCGAGACGCTGCGGCTTGGCCTGGCCGACCGCATTATCGAGGCCAACCAGCGCGAACTGTCCATCCAGCGAGTGCAGTTCGCCACCGCCGATTTTCGGGAGGGCGTCGCCGCCATGGCGGAACGCCGCATACCCGTGTTTCACCGTCACTGA
- a CDS encoding CoA transferase encodes MQARKSACAGPLDGIRVLDLTSVVLGPLATQSLADLGADVIKIEGPEGDLMRANGVSRNAGMSSIYLALNRNKRSVVLDLKTEAGAAALRQLITGADVFIHNMRVAAIERLGFGYDAVAALNPRIVYCVATGFGQDGPHRDKPAFDDIIQAACGLVSLGAAAGSRPEYVPSLIADKTTGIALANAVLAALLHRERHGEGQAVEVPMLETMASFVMAEHLAGLTFDPAAGPAGYARLLQGGRRPARTADGWICALPYTDRHWKAFFRAVDREDLAEKYNIASRAERNTHIRALYQHFGDITPDRTTAQWMALFEILDIPATPIYTPDELPSHPHLNAVGLFQSTVHPTEGPLREMRPTARFSATPLALRRHAPLLGEHTGEVLLEAGLAPCDIDAIAGTRNN; translated from the coding sequence ATGCAAGCACGTAAATCCGCCTGTGCCGGCCCGCTCGACGGCATCCGCGTGCTGGACCTGACGTCGGTCGTACTCGGGCCGCTCGCCACGCAATCGCTGGCCGACCTCGGCGCGGACGTCATCAAGATCGAAGGCCCCGAAGGGGACCTGATGCGTGCCAACGGCGTGTCGCGCAACGCGGGCATGAGCTCGATCTATCTGGCGCTGAACCGCAACAAGCGTTCGGTGGTGCTGGACCTGAAGACCGAAGCGGGCGCGGCGGCCCTGCGGCAATTGATAACCGGCGCGGACGTGTTCATCCACAACATGCGCGTGGCCGCCATCGAGCGCCTGGGCTTCGGCTATGACGCCGTGGCAGCCCTAAACCCGCGCATCGTCTACTGCGTGGCCACCGGCTTCGGCCAGGACGGCCCGCACCGCGACAAGCCCGCGTTCGACGACATCATCCAGGCTGCGTGCGGTCTCGTTTCGCTTGGCGCCGCAGCCGGCAGCCGGCCCGAGTACGTGCCGAGCCTGATCGCCGACAAGACCACCGGCATCGCGCTGGCCAACGCAGTACTGGCGGCACTGCTGCATCGCGAGCGCCACGGCGAGGGGCAGGCCGTTGAAGTACCGATGCTGGAGACCATGGCGAGCTTCGTGATGGCCGAGCATCTTGCCGGGCTGACCTTCGATCCCGCGGCAGGACCGGCCGGCTATGCGCGGCTGCTGCAAGGCGGCAGGCGGCCGGCGCGGACCGCCGATGGCTGGATCTGCGCCCTGCCCTATACGGATCGACACTGGAAGGCGTTCTTTCGCGCCGTGGACCGCGAGGACCTCGCCGAGAAGTACAACATCGCCAGCCGCGCCGAGCGCAACACCCACATCCGCGCGCTGTACCAGCACTTTGGCGACATCACACCCGACCGCACCACGGCGCAGTGGATGGCGCTGTTCGAAATACTCGATATCCCCGCCACGCCGATCTATACGCCCGACGAACTGCCATCGCATCCGCATCTGAACGCGGTGGGGCTGTTCCAGTCCACCGTGCATCCGACCGAGGGGCCTTTGCGCGAAATGCGTCCGACGGCCCGCTTCTCGGCCACGCCGCTAGCCCTGCGCCGACACGCACCGCTGCTGGGCGAGCACACCGGGGAAGTGCTGCTCGAGGCCGGCCTGGCGCCATGCGATATCGATGCGATCGCCGGCACCCGAAACAATTGA
- a CDS encoding acyl-CoA dehydrogenase family protein, which produces MHFVLDEEHQMLKDLVGRFVREQLIPLEPAVLAREAEGGQITLTPQEQHRLDGMSRELGLWGLDAPAEMGGADLPVVAMVGVNEELGKTIAPYDLPPDSPNLRMLLKTADAAQRARYLEPYARGEAVSAIAISEPGAGGDPAMMTTRAERDGDNWVLNGRKIWISRAARADWTIVMAVTDKTRGARGGISAFLVDRGTPGFKVERRIPMIGGASTYEVVLEDCRIPHSQLLGVEGQGFAPMQTRLSSRRVQMAAWCIGRAQRALDMLCEYAPQRRTFGAALADRQAIQWWVADAATRIHACRLMTYEAAARIDNGDEARTQVSMIKVFATEMAWDVIDHAMQAFGAMGMTKEMPLQQMANETRLMRIYEGPSEVHRWVIARDLLGLKH; this is translated from the coding sequence ATGCACTTCGTACTCGATGAAGAACACCAGATGCTCAAGGACCTGGTTGGGCGCTTCGTCCGCGAACAACTGATTCCGCTCGAACCGGCCGTGCTGGCGCGCGAGGCTGAGGGCGGGCAAATCACGCTGACCCCGCAGGAGCAGCACAGGCTCGACGGGATGTCGCGCGAGCTCGGCCTGTGGGGGCTGGACGCCCCCGCCGAGATGGGCGGCGCCGACTTGCCCGTGGTGGCGATGGTCGGCGTCAACGAAGAGCTGGGCAAGACGATCGCGCCGTATGACCTGCCGCCCGATTCGCCAAACCTGCGCATGCTGCTGAAGACCGCCGATGCGGCACAGCGCGCGCGCTATCTGGAGCCTTACGCACGCGGCGAAGCCGTTTCCGCGATCGCCATTTCCGAGCCTGGCGCTGGCGGCGATCCCGCCATGATGACGACGCGCGCCGAGCGCGACGGGGACAACTGGGTGCTCAACGGCCGCAAGATCTGGATCAGCCGCGCCGCGCGCGCCGACTGGACCATCGTGATGGCCGTCACCGACAAGACGCGCGGCGCGCGCGGCGGCATCTCCGCCTTCCTCGTCGATCGCGGCACGCCCGGCTTCAAGGTGGAGCGGCGCATTCCGATGATCGGCGGCGCTTCCACCTACGAGGTGGTGCTGGAAGACTGCCGCATTCCTCACTCCCAGCTGCTGGGCGTGGAAGGACAGGGCTTCGCGCCAATGCAGACGCGGTTGTCCAGCCGCCGTGTGCAGATGGCGGCCTGGTGCATCGGCCGGGCGCAACGCGCGCTCGACATGCTATGCGAATACGCACCGCAGCGCCGTACCTTCGGCGCCGCGCTGGCGGACCGGCAAGCCATCCAGTGGTGGGTGGCCGACGCCGCCACGCGCATCCACGCATGCCGCCTGATGACCTACGAGGCCGCGGCCCGCATCGACAACGGCGACGAGGCGCGCACCCAGGTCTCGATGATCAAGGTGTTCGCCACGGAAATGGCATGGGACGTGATCGACCACGCGATGCAGGCATTCGGCGCCATGGGCATGACCAAGGAAATGCCACTGCAGCAGATGGCCAATGAAACCCGGCTGATGCGCATCTACGAAGGCCCGTCCGAGGTGCACCGCTGGGTCATCGCCCGCGATCTGCTGGGGCTCAAGCACTAG
- a CDS encoding tripartite tricarboxylate transporter substrate binding protein, giving the protein MTTTLSASRRRFTLLAGAACAAGLASLPLPGWAQAFPSRPIRFIVPFPSGSGTDMTARIFAKKIGDLTGQGVVVENKPGGNGFIGVQTVLGAPADGYAVFIGSNSTLSTNAATFRKLPYDPLTDFKPITLLSRGPCLIIVPANSPYRTLGELVEDARKRPGALNYGTGSVSYTLYSEWLNEQSRMKTTGVPYKGAGDAVNGVLAANVDFAVVDASGAIELVKSGKLRALAFTAPQRSPLLPNVPSAGEAGVPKFLAYNWVAAAVSAKTPAPIAQRLGELFAQAAASAEVREYYQRQSTSLIVSTPAELHSYQREEIARWKRLAATAKIELL; this is encoded by the coding sequence ATGACCACCACCCTCAGCGCTTCGCGGCGCCGCTTCACCTTGCTTGCGGGCGCGGCGTGCGCGGCCGGCCTGGCCAGCCTGCCGCTGCCCGGATGGGCGCAAGCATTTCCCAGCCGGCCGATCCGCTTTATCGTGCCGTTTCCGTCCGGAAGCGGCACGGACATGACCGCGCGCATCTTTGCCAAGAAGATCGGCGATCTGACGGGACAGGGCGTGGTGGTGGAGAACAAGCCCGGCGGCAACGGATTTATTGGCGTGCAGACGGTGCTCGGTGCGCCCGCCGATGGCTACGCGGTGTTCATCGGCAGCAATTCCACGCTCTCCACCAACGCCGCCACGTTCCGCAAGCTGCCCTACGACCCGCTGACCGACTTCAAGCCGATCACGCTGCTGTCGCGCGGGCCGTGCCTGATCATCGTGCCGGCAAACTCGCCGTATCGGACCCTCGGGGAGCTGGTGGAGGACGCCCGGAAGCGACCTGGGGCGCTCAACTATGGCACTGGCTCCGTCTCTTACACGTTGTATAGCGAGTGGCTGAACGAGCAGAGCCGCATGAAGACCACCGGCGTCCCCTACAAGGGCGCCGGCGATGCCGTCAACGGTGTGCTGGCCGCCAATGTCGATTTCGCGGTGGTGGACGCCAGCGGCGCCATCGAACTGGTGAAGTCCGGAAAGCTGCGCGCGCTGGCCTTCACGGCGCCCCAGCGCTCGCCGTTGTTGCCGAACGTGCCAAGCGCAGGCGAGGCGGGCGTGCCGAAATTCCTGGCCTACAACTGGGTGGCGGCGGCCGTGTCCGCCAAGACGCCCGCGCCGATCGCGCAACGGCTGGGCGAGCTGTTCGCCCAGGCTGCAGCGTCCGCGGAGGTCAGGGAGTACTACCAGCGCCAGTCCACATCGCTGATTGTTTCCACGCCTGCGGAACTGCACAGCTACCAAAGGGAAGAAATCGCCAGGTGGAAGCGGCTGGCGGCGACTGCAAAGATCGAGTTGCTATAG
- a CDS encoding cold-shock protein: METGTVKWFNDSKGFGFITPDAGGNDLFAHFSEIQGNGFKSLQEGQKVRYVAGVGQKGPAATKIEPI, translated from the coding sequence ATGGAAACCGGTACTGTAAAGTGGTTTAACGATTCAAAGGGTTTTGGCTTCATTACGCCTGATGCAGGCGGAAATGACCTGTTCGCCCATTTCTCCGAAATTCAAGGCAACGGGTTCAAGTCGCTCCAGGAAGGCCAGAAAGTGCGCTATGTGGCTGGTGTAGGCCAGAAGGGCCCGGCCGCGACCAAGATCGAACCGATCTAA
- a CDS encoding serine protease — protein sequence MIEPVLLAVTRVATFEAQQAKTNATGFFFKRGQRLFVVTSRHVLIDEPTGHFPDRIEIELHVNPDNVAESIGFSIPLYRDGKSVWRDGLDGGGGIDVAVIELDRTALPSSMVYRAFTPAHLYWPRDLIEAGTPVPIVGFPLGFHDTLHHLPVVRQALQAGNLRKWYYSQPSTAVDVKCAVRQTSSLEEYRRQHGCTPEPFAATISRNHFRPAARPLRTQHACTRRAG from the coding sequence ATGATCGAGCCAGTCCTGCTGGCCGTCACGCGCGTTGCCACATTCGAAGCTCAACAGGCAAAGACCAACGCCACCGGCTTTTTCTTCAAGCGAGGCCAGCGTCTGTTCGTTGTGACAAGCCGGCATGTGCTGATCGACGAGCCGACCGGGCACTTCCCCGACCGGATCGAGATAGAGCTGCATGTCAATCCGGACAACGTGGCAGAGTCTATCGGCTTCTCAATTCCACTGTATCGCGACGGCAAGAGTGTTTGGCGCGATGGGCTCGATGGCGGCGGCGGTATCGACGTGGCCGTGATCGAACTCGACCGCACCGCTCTGCCGTCGAGTATGGTCTACCGGGCCTTTACGCCGGCCCACCTTTACTGGCCACGCGACCTCATCGAAGCAGGCACTCCGGTGCCGATCGTCGGCTTCCCGCTGGGTTTCCATGACACGCTTCATCATTTGCCTGTCGTACGCCAGGCCCTCCAGGCAGGAAATCTCCGGAAGTGGTACTATTCGCAACCGTCGACAGCCGTCGATGTCAAATGCGCCGTCCGCCAAACATCATCATTAGAAGAGTATCGGCGGCAGCACGGGTGTACACCCGAACCTTTCGCGGCAACAATCAGCCGCAATCATTTCCGACCCGCGGCACGTCCGCTCCGTACCCAGCACGCATGTACCAGGCGTGCTGGGTAG
- a CDS encoding isochorismatase has protein sequence MNPGITPFTVSVYPIQQEPGVWFANYMISEYKDGAERIVANVSMRHATHHTEAKARQAARHAGESAVVAHMRLQPSPYRQATTPSTSPRGIH, from the coding sequence TTGAATCCCGGCATTACTCCGTTCACCGTTTCCGTTTACCCCATCCAACAAGAGCCCGGCGTCTGGTTCGCGAACTACATGATCTCCGAGTACAAGGACGGCGCTGAACGCATCGTCGCGAACGTCTCGATGCGACACGCCACGCACCATACCGAAGCTAAGGCCAGGCAAGCCGCCCGCCACGCAGGGGAAAGCGCAGTGGTGGCGCACATGCGCTTGCAACCGTCCCCGTATCGGCAAGCTACAACCCCTTCCACGTCACCGCGTGGCATTCACTGA
- the infA gene encoding translation initiation factor IF-1, protein MAKEELVEFGGKVSEVLPDSRFRVTLENGFEVWAYSSGRLKKNRIRILAGDRVTLEMSPYDLTKGRINYRHKS, encoded by the coding sequence TTGGCTAAAGAAGAACTGGTGGAATTTGGCGGAAAGGTTTCGGAAGTCCTCCCGGATAGCCGCTTTCGCGTCACCCTGGAGAATGGCTTCGAGGTTTGGGCCTATTCGTCCGGGCGGCTCAAGAAGAATCGCATTCGTATTCTTGCGGGGGATCGCGTCACGCTCGAAATGTCGCCATACGATCTGACAAAGGGGCGCATCAACTATCGTCACAAGTCCTGA
- a CDS encoding GTP cyclohydrolase: protein MSQNNAIYKGFRVSARVRHVPGAVPGGDLVEPRFLATVTITQVSTGMGSRRQLPPMIQHFASAPHAAIALALSSARDAIDGMSTFVKAR, encoded by the coding sequence ATGTCTCAGAACAACGCAATCTACAAAGGCTTCCGGGTATCTGCGAGGGTGCGTCACGTACCCGGTGCAGTCCCCGGCGGCGACTTGGTTGAGCCGCGCTTCCTCGCTACCGTAACGATCACACAAGTTAGTACAGGAATGGGTTCTCGCAGACAGTTGCCACCCATGATCCAGCATTTCGCAAGCGCGCCGCATGCTGCCATCGCGCTGGCCTTGTCGTCAGCCAGGGACGCGATCGACGGTATGTCGACGTTCGTCAAGGCGAGGTAG
- a CDS encoding NAD(P)H-dependent oxidoreductase yields the protein MSKRIVIIQGHPDPSGHHLLHALADAYAQGATTAGHVVRRIEVAKLDFPLLRTQAEFETGILPPALEQPREDMRWAEHWVFLFPLWHGTMPALFKGFLEHIFRPGFAMDYKKKGIPRRLLAGRSARIVVTMGMPALLYRWYFGAHGVRGFERSVLSFAGIKPIRENLYGLTFANERTCTRWMENMRENGARGN from the coding sequence ATGTCCAAGCGTATCGTGATCATCCAGGGGCATCCAGACCCATCGGGCCATCACTTGCTGCATGCACTGGCCGACGCCTACGCTCAAGGCGCGACCACGGCGGGACACGTCGTACGGCGCATCGAGGTGGCGAAGCTCGACTTCCCGCTTCTTCGCACGCAGGCTGAGTTCGAGACTGGCATATTGCCTCCCGCTTTGGAGCAGCCAAGGGAGGACATGCGCTGGGCGGAGCATTGGGTCTTTCTGTTTCCGCTGTGGCACGGAACCATGCCGGCGCTGTTCAAGGGTTTTCTCGAACACATCTTTCGGCCCGGCTTTGCCATGGATTACAAGAAGAAAGGGATCCCCAGACGATTGCTCGCCGGCCGCTCGGCACGCATCGTCGTGACCATGGGAATGCCGGCACTGCTGTATCGCTGGTACTTTGGCGCACACGGAGTTCGCGGCTTCGAGCGAAGTGTGCTGAGTTTCGCCGGGATCAAGCCAATCCGCGAGAACCTGTATGGGCTTACCTTTGCCAACGAGAGAACATGTACCCGTTGGATGGAGAACATGCGTGAAAATGGTGCGCGCGGGAACTGA